The DNA region ATCGTCAGGCCCGCGCGGGACGCGATCACCAGGGACTCGATGGTGTCGCCGAGGTACTCGGCGGGGTAGTTGGCGGCGAACAGGCGGATCGCACGGCGGTCGGCCGCCTTGAAGCCGGAGGTGGTGTCCGTCAGGCGCGTCCCCGCGACCCGCGACAGGACGGTGGCGAGCAGGCGCATGGACCACCGGCGCGGCCCGCGGGCCGCATAGTCACCGACACCGGCGAACCGTGCGCCGATCACGACGTGCGCGCCCTGGGCGGCCATCTGCTCGAGGAGTCGCGGGATGTCGGCCGGGTTGTGCTGGCCGTCGGCGTCGAGCTGCACCGCCGCGTCGTAGCCCTTGCGCAGCGCGTAGGTGTACCCGGCGCGCATCGCACCGCCCACCCCGAGGTTGATCGGCAGGTCCAGGACCAGCGCTCCGGCGGCCCAGGCGACCTCGGAGGTGAGGTCGGTCGAGCCGTCGTTGACCACCAGGACGTCGGCCGCGGGGACGGCGGCGCGCAGCTCGGCGATCACGGCAGGCAGCGTCTCCTGCTCGTTCCAGGCGGGCACCACCACCAGCAGCCGCGCGGGGAGGGCGGAGGGCATGGGCGGCACTCTACCGCCGGGCCCCACGCTGCCCGGAGCGCCGCGCGCCGGGCGGGTCAAGGGTGCTGCGCGCCGGGCTGGTCGGTACGCGCAGCTCCGGACCCGCCGGTCCGCAGCGCGTGACGCACCGCGGCGACGTGGACGAGCACGCCGACGAGCGGACCTGCGCCGAGGCTGGCGATCACCCGTCCCTCCAGGGTGCCCGGGAGCAGCAGCACCGCCGCGGAGCACACCGTCGCGACCAGCCAGCCCGCGGCGTAGGCGCGATGACGGCCGAGGGCCAGCGTCGCCGCACCCGTCAGGGTCAGCAGGGCCAGCGCCGCGGCGGTGAGCGTCAGGGCGCCGAGGACCAGCGGCTCCACCCGGTACTCGGGTCGGATCAGCGCCATCAGCCACGGCCCGACGAGCGCCGCGGCGACGGCTGCGACGAGACCTGCCGCGCCGATGATCGACGCGAGCCGGACGAGCGGCCGTGCACCCTGGTCGCGGTGGTTCAGGAAGTGCGTGATGGCGACGCCCTGGTAGGCGTTGAGCGGGATGAGCAGCGGTGCGCGGGTCAGCGTGACGGCGAACAGCAGGGGAGCCGCCAGCGCGTAGACGTCCGACGGACTGGTGACCTTGAGCAGCACGGGGAAGCCGACGACCAGGGCCGCGCTGGATGCCGCGCCCACCATCGCCGCCGCGCTCGCGGCCACGAAGCGTCGGCCGTCGACGTCGGCCCGCTGGTGCCACGTGCTGCGTACCTGCGGGACGAGGCTGAGCAGGAGCCAGGTGCCGGCGGCCGCCGCCGTGGCGACGGCGAGCCCGGACGACGTCGCGCCGACGACCGCGACACCGAGCACGAGCAGCAGCCTGACCGTCGCCTCGGCGCCGACCAGCCGGGAGTACCCGACCCACAGCCCGCGCCCGGCGAGCGCCCCGGCGACGGTGGAGTGCCCGGCGAAGGCCAGGACGGCGACGGCGACGACTGCGACCAGCAGCTGGGGCGCCGGGCCGAGCACCGCGGTGGCCCACAGCGGCGAGGTCAGGGCGATGCCGCCGGCCAGCACGCCGCCGACGACCAGACCGAGCGGCAGGATGCGCGCGCCCGACGGTCCCGGCGCGTCCGGCGCGGGGTCCTGGGTGTGCTCGACGCCCTGCGTGCGCTCGACGTGCACCGACCGGGTGACCTCGCTCTGCAGGCCGCCGAGCGTGCCGAAGAAGAAGAACAGCAGGCCCCAGAACGCGAAGAAGTTGGCGTTGTCCGCGAGGCTGAGCACCCGGG from Cellulomonas sp. KRMCY2 includes:
- a CDS encoding glycosyltransferase family 2 protein; the protein is MPSALPARLLVVVPAWNEQETLPAVIAELRAAVPAADVLVVNDGSTDLTSEVAWAAGALVLDLPINLGVGGAMRAGYTYALRKGYDAAVQLDADGQHNPADIPRLLEQMAAQGAHVVIGARFAGVGDYAARGPRRWSMRLLATVLSRVAGTRLTDTTSGFKAADRRAIRLFAANYPAEYLGDTIESLVIASRAGLTIRQVGVAMRPRAGGQPSHGPFKAAVFLSRATLALVIALSRPTAPLPSDAPAETPTEVAG